TGAGTTTAAAATTATCTTTTCGATTGAGTATAACAAAATAATTTATTTTTAATCTTTTGAAAACTAAAAGGAGGTGCCCTGATGCAAACCTACAAAACCTATATTGGTGGCAGTTGGGTTGAAACAGACAAATTACTTGATGTTACAGAAAAATATACGAATGAAGTGTTTGCAAAAGTTCCACTGTGCGATACCAAAGAGGTGGATACAGCAGTTAGTGCTGCTCAAGATGCTTTTGAAAGTTTCAGAAAAACACCTGCATATGAGCGCTCACAAATACTAGATAAAGCAGCCAATCTAATTCTAAAGCGCAAAGATGAAATAGCAGCTGTGATTTGCAAAGAAGCAGGCAAAGCCTGGAAGTATTCTCTAGGGGAAGTAATAAGAGGCTACGAAACATTCAAGTTTGCAAGCTGCGAAGCCATACGCATACATGGTGAGACTGTGCCTTTGGATGCAAGCGCATCTGGGACAAACAGGGTGGGCTACTACATAAGGGTGCCAATGGGTGTGATTGCAGCTATTACACCATTTAACTTTCCCTTAAACCTCGTTGCACACAAAGTAGCACCAGCTATTGCCTCAGGCAATACAATTGTACTAAAGCCAGCT
Above is a window of Desulfurella amilsii DNA encoding:
- a CDS encoding aldehyde dehydrogenase family protein, with translation MQTYKTYIGGSWVETDKLLDVTEKYTNEVFAKVPLCDTKEVDTAVSAAQDAFESFRKTPAYERSQILDKAANLILKRKDEIAAVICKEAGKAWKYSLGEVIRGYETFKFASCEAIRIHGETVPLDASASGTNRVGYYIRVPMGVIAAITPFNFPLNLVAHKVAPAIASGNTIVLKPASTTPVTALILAEILEEAGLPKGVFNVVIGSGSSIGDYLVSHPMVKKVTFTGSPAVGDSIIRKAG